The Benincasa hispida cultivar B227 chromosome 11, ASM972705v1, whole genome shotgun sequence genome has a segment encoding these proteins:
- the LOC120090937 gene encoding putative leucine-rich repeat receptor-like serine/threonine-protein kinase At2g24130 — translation MIREEGNLTGHFHCSIVLRLDMVFFKAVFLLLFQYLVLNSGTPVIIGHHYPPHKSLLTDKAALLAFRKCIIHDPTSTLANWIEAVDVCNFTGVACDRYHHRVSKLSLIDVGLVGKLSPFLSNLTGLRVLDIINNYLFGEIPSELFSLRNLHRLRLDSNNLEGPIPTSLASLSKLTVMSLMQNKLNGTVPPSLFSNCTSLLNVDLSNNFLTGRIPEEIGNCPKLWNLNLYNNQFSGELPLSLTNTSLYNLDVEYNHLSGELPTVLVENLPSLSFLHLSNNDMVSHDENTNLEPFITSLRNCSSLEELELAGMGLGGRLPNSIGHLGVNFSVLSLQENQIFGSIPPSLAKLSKLAGLNLTSNLLNGTIPAEISRLSKLEQLFLSHNLFTSDIPEALGELPHLGLLDLSHNQLSGEIPESIGNLTQMIYLFLNHNLLSGTIPSALVKCTGLQKLDLSFNMLSGSIPREILGLQEIRIFINLSHNNFQGNLPIELSKLKNVQEMDLSSNNLTGSIFPQISSCIALRLINFSNNSLQGHLPDSLGDLANLESFDISKNQLSGMIPASLGKLQSLTYLNLSFNNFQGMIPREGFFKSSTPLSFLNNPLLCGTIPGIPACSGKRNRFQSPVFLTIFILVICISSFLSTICCGIACQRLKAIISARNSETSRRSKMPDFIHNFPRITSRQLSEATGGFDQQRLIGSGSYGHVYRGVLPDGTTVAVKVLHTQSGNSTKSFNRECEVLKRIRHRNLIRIITACSLPDFKALVLPYMANGSLDNHLYPHSPTSSASGSSDLNLIERVNICSDIAEGMAYLHHHSPVRVIHCDLKPSNVLLKDDMTALVSDFGISRLMTPGIGSGATVENMGKSTANMLTGSIGYIAPEYAFGSTASMKGDVYSFGVLVLEMVTRKRPIDDMFVEGLSLHKWVKSHYYGRVEKVVDYSLQRASRDESPEMKKMWEVAIRELIELGLLCTQESPSTRPTMLDAADDLDRLKRYLNGGDTTTTFASSLGISSSTLGDDSNYSPQIAVDRNI, via the exons ATGATAAGAGAAGAAGGTAACCTTACAGGTCATTTCCACTGTAGTATTGTTCTTCGGCTTGATATGGTTTTCTTCAAAGCTGTGTTCCTTCTCCTGTTTCAGTATCTGGTTTTGAATTCTGGGACTCCAGTTATTATAGGTCACCACTACCCTCCTCATAAGTCCTTGCTCACTGATAAAGCAGCCCTCCTTGCCTTCAGGAAGTGCATCATACACGACCCCACTTCCACTCTAGCTAACTGGATTGAGGCTGTTGATGTATGCAACTTCACAGGTGTTGCTTGTGACCGATACCATCATCGGGTATCAAAGCTCAGTTTGATTGATGTTGGACTTGTGGGAAAGCTTTCACCCTTCCTCTCCAATCTCACGGGTCTCCGAGTCCTGGATATTATTAACAATTATCTTTTTGGGGAAATTCCGTCTGAACTTTTCTCTCTTCGAAATCTTCACCGCCTTCGTCTCGACAGCAACAATTTGGAAGGTCCCATACCAACTTCCCTTGCTAGTTTGTCCAAGCTTACTGTAATGAGTCTTATGCAGAACAAGCTAAATGGCACAGTTCCACCTTCTCTCTTTTCTAATTGCACGTCGTTGCTTAATGTAGACCTTTCCAACAACTTCCTAACAGGAAGAATTCCAGAAGAAATTGGAAATTGTCCAAAGCTGTGGAATCTCAATCTGTACAACAACCAGTTCAGTGGAGAACTTcctctttctttaacaaacaCTTCGCTCTATAACTTGGATGTCGAATATAATCATCTTTCTGGCGAACTACCCACAGTGCTTGTAGAAAACCTGCCTTCACTTAGCTTccttcatttatcaaataatgaTATGGTAAGCCACGATGAAAATACCAATCTTGAACCGTTCATTACTTCTCTTAGAAACTGCAGTAGTTTAGAGGAGCTTGAGTTGGCTGGGATGGGGCTTGGAGGAAGGCTGCCCAATTCTATTGGTCATCTAGGTGTCAATTTTTCAGTTCTGTCTTTGCAGGAAAACCAGATATTTGGATCAATTCCTCCAAGTTTAGCCAAGCTTTCCAAACTTGCAGGGCTGAATTTGACATCAAATCTACTTAACGGAACAATTCCTGCGGAGATAAGCAGGTTGTCAAAATTGGAGCAGCTTTTCTTATCACACAACCTCTTCACTTCAGACATTCCAGAAGCATTAGGCGAGTTGCCACATCTTGGATTGTTGGATCTATCTCACAACCAACTTTCAGGAGAAATCCCAGAAAGTATTGGAAATTTAACTCAGATGATCTATTTGTTTCTCAACCATAACCTCTTGTCTGGAACAATACCTTCAGCGTTGGTAAAGTGCACAGGTCTACAAAAGCTGGACTTATCATTCAACATGTTATCAGGAAGCATTCCTCGAGAGATATTAGGCTTGCAAGAGATAAGAATTTTTATCAACCTTTCTCACAACAATTTTCAAGGAAACTTGCCCATCGAGCTCAGCAAGTTGAAAAATGTTCAAGAGATGGACCTTTCATCCAATAATCTCACTGGAAGCATCTTCCCTCAAATATCAAGTTGCATTGCACTGAGGTTgataaatttttcaaataattccCTCCAAGGTCATCTTCCAGATTCCCTAGGTGATCTAGCGAACCTTGAATCATTTGACATTTCAAAAAACCAATTGTCAGGCATGATTCCAGCCAGTCTAGGTAAGCTCCAATCTCTCACTTACCTGAACCTTTCATTCAATAACTTCCAAGGAATGATTCCAAGGGAGGGATTTTTCAAATCATCCACACCCCTGTCATTTTTGAACAATCCACTCCTTTGTGGGACAATTCCTGGAATACCAGCCTGTTCTGGCAAGAGAAATCGGTTTCAGTCACCTGTATTCTTGACAATATTCATTTTAGTCATATGCATATCATCTTTCTTATCAACAATATGCTGTGGGATTGCTTGTCAACGTCTAAAAGCAATTATTTCAGCACGAAATAGTGAAACATCGAGAAGATCAAAGATGCCAGATTTTATACACAATTTTCCAAGAATAACAAGCAGACAACTATCAGAAGCCACTGGAGGTTTTGATCAACAGAGACTAATTGGTTCAGGCAGCTATGGACATGTCTATAGAGGCGTTCTTCCAGATGGAACAACAGTAGCTGTTAAGGTTTTGCATACACAATCTGGAAATTCCacaaagagttttaacagagaaTGTGAAGTTTTGAAGCGAATTCGCCACAGAAACCTCATAAGAATTATAACAGCCTGTAGTCTTCCGGATTTTAAAGCTCTAGTTCTACCATATATGGCAAATGGAAGCTTGGATAACCATCTATATCCACATTCACCTACCAGCTCGGCTTCGGGTTCTTCAGATTTAAACCTTATTGAGAGGGTGAATATATGCAGTGATATAGCTGAAGGAATGGCATACCTGCATCATCATTCTCCAGTCAGAGTCATACACTGTGATTTGAAGCCAAGCAATGTACTCCTAAAAGATGACATGACAGCCCTTGTTTCTGACTTCGGGATCTCAAGGTTAATGACCCCTGGAATTGGAAGTGGTGCGACTGTTGAAAACATGGGAAAGTCAACTGCAAACATGTTAACTGGATCAATTGGATACATTGCACCAG AATACGCATTTGGTTCTACAGCCTCCATGAAAGGAGACGTTTACAGCTTCGGCGTGCTAGTTCTTGAGATGGTAACAAGAAAAAGGCCAATAGATGACATGTTTGTTGAAGGGCTAAGTTTACACAAGTGGGTGAAGAGTCATTACTACGGCAGAGTAGAAAAAGTAGTTGATTATTCTCTACAGAGAGCTTCAAGAGATGAATCAcctgaaatgaagaaaatgTGGGAAGTGGCAATCCGAGAGCTAATCGAATTGGGTTTGCTCTGCACTCAAGAATCTCCATCCACAAGACCCACAATGCTAGATGCTGCTGATGACTTGGATCGATTGAAGAGATACCTTAATGGTGGCGACACCacaacaacatttgcttcatcACTTGGAATTTCATCCTCCACTCTTGGCGATGACTCCAATTACTCCCCACAAATCGCCGTTGACAGAAACATCTAA